In Pelagicoccus enzymogenes, a single genomic region encodes these proteins:
- a CDS encoding DUF2971 domain-containing protein → MWSHYADSHRGLCIGFTEDLLEDLNTSNEGQEFSKYEVSYDTNHPFLDIQRDILYGHKYGTGDAFIDQCTLEDDLLEASISKKHQHWIYEDEVRFYTKSYGLYEFSPSSVDHIIFGMNASLDDIETVRNILKTEEWSHVELLNAHRKPCALELEIPVKLA, encoded by the coding sequence ATGTGGTCTCACTACGCAGATTCTCACAGAGGATTGTGCATAGGTTTTACTGAAGACTTACTAGAAGACCTAAACACCAGCAACGAAGGGCAGGAGTTTTCCAAGTATGAAGTCTCATACGATACAAATCATCCATTTCTAGATATTCAGAGAGATATTTTGTACGGACACAAATACGGCACTGGCGACGCTTTCATTGATCAGTGCACCCTCGAGGACGACCTACTTGAAGCGTCCATCTCAAAGAAACACCAACATTGGATTTACGAGGATGAGGTTCGGTTCTACACGAAGTCGTACGGTTTGTACGAGTTTAGCCCATCAAGTGTAGATCACATCATTTTTGGAATGAACGCATCCTTGGACGACATCGAAACAGTCAGAAACATACTGAAGACGGAAGAATGGTCTCACGTTGAGTTGCTTAACGCTCATCGTAAGCCATG